CTCGCGGCGATGCGCCAGAACTTGCACCTGGACGTGTCCTTCGGGGTTCGATTGCTGGAAGCCGCCGCCTCTTTCCTGACCACGGTGGTGTTGTTCTTCGTGATCTTTCGGGTCCTACCCCGCACTCGAGTCAGGACGATGGACGCGCTCGTCGGCAGCGCCGTCACTGCGTTGCTGTTCACCTTGGGCTCCCTTGCGGTGACAGCCTACGTGAGTCATCGCGACGTCAGCGTGTACGGCGCGGCCAGCGCCATCGTCATGCTCATGCTCTGGGCGCACTACAACGCCCACGCATTCTTCCTGGGCGCGGCTTTCACCGCGGCCCACGCCAACCGTCGTGAGAAGCAACCATGAAACAACTTCTTCTCGTAGGAAACCCCACCGCCCAATCCGGCAAGAACGCCGCTCGTATCGAACGCGCTCAGGCACTGTTCGCGCAGCATGGGGTAGCAGCCGAGCTGTTCTCTACTCTGCCCGCAGGCGCAACGATCGACGCCCTGGCAGAGCGCCTTCGTCTGGACCGCGATGAAGTCGTGGTCAGCATGGGCGGTGACGGCACATTCCGTGAGGTCGCGGCCGCCATCGTGGAGGCGAGCGCGCGCGTGACCCTGGGGATGCTGCCCACGGGCACTGCCAACGATCAGGGTAAGAGCTTCGGCCTCGGCGCCACCGAGGCTGCGCTCGAGCGCAACGTCGCGGTCGTCGTCGCCGGCAAGTGCTGCGGCCTCGATGCCGGACGACTCGTGCTCTGCGACGCGGCGGGCAGTGCGGAGCGCGCGGACTATTTCTTCGACTCTGCGGGCTTTGGTCTGAGCGCACGCGTGCTGGCGGTCCGCAACAAGGATCGGGAAACCGTGGCCAAGTTGGGCCCCCTCAAGGAGCTGTACCGCGACCAACTCGTGTACGCGGGCGCTCTGCTGCGCACCTTCTTGGAAGCTCAAGTCGTCGACGACAAGTTCAGCGCCGTGGTGGAAGCCGATGGTACGAGCCACACCTTTCACGGGCTCACCGATCTGATCTTCAAGGGAACGCGCCTCTACGGCGGCGCCTGGGTCTTCGACAAGACCAGTCGCCCTGACGACGGTCAGTTCGAATGCGTGGTGTTCCGCGGCAAGCGGGAATGGACCAGCAAGGCCATCGTGGACCTCGAGGGGAATCCCGTCACCGAGGAGCTACTGAACGAAGTCGGGGTCGAGCACTCCAAACCCATTCGCGCCGCCCACTTCGACGTCACCTTGGCCCAAGAGGGAGAGGTACCCATCGCCGCGCAGATCGACGGCGAGGAGCATCCCTGCTCCCACCAATTCCGCGTCGAAGTACTCACACGAGCCATCACCCTGATCGTCCCCGAAGCATTCGCGGACGTATCCCACCCGACCCCCTGACGCGCTCTCGTCACGCCCTCCAGGTCACGCCAAGAGCGCGATGCAGCGTTCGAGGGTCCAGTAACCAGCAGCCGTCCCGAGCGCGTAGACCAGCACCGCGCGAGCGTGAGCGAGACGCGGCACGCGACTCAGCACGCGCGCGAGAGCAAGACCCACGGCAACGATGAGCAACTGACCGAGTTCGACGCCCAGGTTGAAGCTTGCAAGCGCGAGCGACAGACCAGCCGTCGGCAATCCAATCTCGCGCAGCGCGCCGGCGAAACCGAAACCATGGAGGAGCCCGAAGGCGAAGGCCACGACCCAGGGGAAGCGCCGCGTCCAGGTCTGCTCGTCGCGAAGGATCTCCGCTGCCACCAGCAAGATCGACAGCGCGATCGTCGCCTCGACGGGGGCCTGCGGTACGCGCAGATAGTCCAGCGCGCTGACTGCAAGGGTGAGGCTATGCGCAAGGGTGAAGGCCGTGATGGTCCAGAAGATGCGGCGCGGCGCGCTCACCAACAGCAAGAGCGCAATGACGAACAGCACGTGGTCCAATCCCGAGAGGATGTGCTGAACACCGAGTTCGAGGTAGGCACGAAAGAGCTGCAAGGAGGGCCCGCGCGCCGACCCCTGCTCGCCGAGGAACAATCGTGGCTTGGCGCTGCTCAAGACGGCGGTCGTCGCCCTACCGTTCGCGTGGCGCACTTGCACCACCACGCGAAGCTTGGTGTCGGCAAGATCGAACTCCACCCAGGACAGCCCTGCGCGCCCACACTCGAGTTCGTTCATGCGGCGCACGCATGGCGCAGAATAGCGAGGCGTCACCTGCTGGCGGGTGCCGAGCGCACTGACCGGCGACGTCCAGGTCACGAGAAAGTGGCCGGGGGCCTGTTCCTGCAGGGCGAGGACCGCTGGACGGATCTCGTGCGCAAGGGCCGGGCGTGCCACGGCGAGCCAGGCCAGCACGAGCCCCGCCATGCACAGCGCGAGGCCGACGTAGCGCGAGAGGGTGCGGCGTTGCCCTTGCCGCCTCATTCGTGCTCCACGTGGTACTTCGCTGCAAGCTCGTCGAGCCGCCGTTCCAGCATGCGCAGCTGCTCTGCCTTCTTCCAATCTCGTACCAACATGGGACGCAGGCGCGCGAGAGTGGGCTCGGTTCCGCCGGATCGCTTGCTCACCCGCACGACGTGTACGCCATGAATGGACTCGGCAATCGTCCACTCCCCTATCGGCATCGTCACGAGGGCAGCGCTGAAACCCTCGCCAAATGTCCGGGCCACGTAGCTCGAGCTGCGATTCGCATGGCGTTGGCCAGGGGCAAAAGCGTCGCCGAGGCCCACTGGGGATTCGCCGCGCGCCAAGCGTTCACGGAGTTCGCGTGCGCGAGCCTCGCTCGCCCCCGTCTCCTTGGCGGCCAGGACTTGTTCGAAATCGAGGCGGAGGGGTTCGACGTACTCGGCCCGGTGTTCACGCAGCCAGGCAGCGAGCACGTCGTCTGACGGCTCCGGAGCGATGATCGCGCTCTGCTCCACCTGGCGCAGCTTGTAGACGAGCCGGTCGCGAACGACCGAATCTCCTTCATCGAGGCCCAGCCGACGACTCTCGCGGTACAGCGCCTCGGCCCGAATCCAATCCGCAATGTAGCGTTCCATCTCGGCCGGCGTGGGCTCGCGCCCAAGGAGCTGGGACTGCGCACGGAGAATGTCACCCCGGACGGCCTGGGTGACGACGATCTGCGTGGGATCGGCGCGGCCACGGCGCACATGCCCGTCCACCAAGAAGATCGCGCCACCGAGCAAAAGGAAGTGCAGCACGGGCTCGCGCCACCAGGGTCGCCTCAGCTCCGTCGCCATCTCGGCATCCTACTCCTCGAATATCGCAAGCAAATCGCTGATAAGGGCTTTGTCTGCCGGTGCGGCCAGGGCGTCGATGGTATCGTGAGTCCGCACCATGCGCACACTCACTCATCTTGGGATTCCTCTGTTCGGCCTGGCCCTGGCTACCACTCTCACTGTCGTCAGCTGTGGTTCCGACGACAGCAGTTCCACGCCAGGAACCGGCTCGAGTAGCGGCACGGGCGCCACCGCGGGCAGCGGAGGCAATGGCGGCAGCGGCACGGGCGCGAGCGCAGGGTCCGGCGCTAGCGCAGGCTCCGGCGCTGCGGCGGGAAGCGGCGGAAGCGGCGGAAGCGGCGCCACCGGAGGCGCTCCGGGGGGCGGAGGCAGCGGGAATGTGGCCGGAGCAACGGATCAGAACTTGAAGGTAGCCCTGTTTGGTGATCAAGGCGCGGGGTCCAATCCGCGCGCGGTCTACAAGGTCGCCTTGGACGAGGGCGCAGACTTCATCGTGGCGTTGGGCGACTTCGACTACAAGGACGACCCCAACCTGTGGGAAACGGACATGACCGCCGTGCTCGGTACCGAGTACCCGTTGTTCGGCGTCGTCGGGAACCACGACACCGTGGCTTGGTCGGGCTACCAGAAGGTTCTGACGACCCGTATGGGCAAGGCGGCGGGCGCGCAGTGCAGCGGCGACGTCGGGAACAAGCAGACCTGCCTCTACCGCGGCCTGCGCATGGTGATTTCCGGCATCGGCACGCTAGGGTCGAAGACTGACCACGAGCAGTTCATCGAGCAGTCCCTGAAGGCAGACACCAGCAGCCTATGGAAGTTGTGCATTTGGCATCAGAACCAGAACGACATGCAGCTGGGGACGAAGAACGACGCGATCGGTTGGAAGGCATTCCAACTCTGCCAAGACAACGGCGCCATCGTCGCCATGGGCCACGAGCACAGCTACGGCCGCACCAAGACCCTGACGGATCTAGGCAACGAGGCGGCCGGACACGGCGCCAAAGGCCAACCGGGTGCGATGGAAGTCGCTGTGGGCTCGACCTTCTCCTTCTACAACGGACTCGGCGGGTCCAGCATTCGCGCCTACGACTCGAACCTTCACGATGACGACACTTGGTGGGCGACCATGTACACCAACAACAAGTGGGTGAAGAACGGCGTCGCGCAAACCGGCTTCACTGCAAAGTACGGTGTGCTGTTCTTGGAGTTCTACGTGGATGGCGACCCCAGCAAGGCTCGCGGCTATTTCAAGAACACCGCTGGCGAGACCATCGACGAGTTCACGATCGTGAGAAACTGAGCGGAACCGCGCCACCTGGCGCAATCGCGACATGGGTAGCGCGCAGCGCCTCGTGTACGCTCGCACCCTTGGTGCAGCGCCGCGTGATGATCGTGGATCTGGCAGAGGACGCGACGTTCGTCGTGGCCCTGCGCTCTGGTCACGTTCTCGCCCATTCGAAGGATCTCGATGAGCGCGGCGCGCAGCGGCTGTTCGCCGACGATGAGGTCGAGCATCTGGAAGTCGATCGTATTGCACAGCAGTTCGCCGACGACGTTGCCGCGCACTTCGTGGCGCACAAAGACGGACAGCTCATCGACTGCAACGACGCGTTCGTCAACCTCTTTGGCTTCGCCTCCCAGCAGGCGGCCATCGCGAGTTCGTTCTTCGAGCGCTTCCCTCACGAGACCGCGTGTCGCGCCTTTCGCTCGGCTCTCGATGCCCACGGCCGCATTCGCCAGCAACCGGTCGTTCTACGTGCCTGCGATGGGAGTGAAATCCACGCCGTGCAGAACATCGTGCTGCGCGGAGATCGTGAGGGAAACGGTGGGGTACTTCGGGGCTACCTCCTGGACCAGACCGAAGAGCGGCGGCTGGCGCGAGAGCTCCAGCGTGCGCAGCGCCTGGAGGCAATCGGCCGCCTCGCAGGTGGGGTCGCCCACGACTTCAACAATCTTCTGACGGTCATCTTGGGCTATGTCAGCGCGGTCGAAACGCGTGTCGGAGACCGTGATCGCACCATGCTCGCGGAGGCACGGCGTGCTGCCGAACGTGCAGCAGAGCTCACGGGTCGATTGCTGGCCTTCGGTCGCCGGCAAACGCTCCAACTCACCGCTCTCGACGTCGACACGTTGCTCACGGGAATGCTACCGCTTGCACAGTCACTCTGTGGCGAGCTGGTGGAGATCGATACGTCTTTGCAGAGCGCAGGACTGACCGTGCGGGGAGACGCCGGTCAGCTCGAGCGAGCGGTGATGAATTTGATCGTGAACGCTCGGGATGCGATGCCAGGGGGAGGTCGGCTGCGCGTCCGAAGCAGTCCCTTCCATCCCGATGCCGACTTCCGCGTCGAGCACCCATGGGCCAAGGCGCCGAGCTACGTGCGCATTGAGGTTTCCGACACCGGTGTGGGCATGAGCCCGAACACGCTGGAACACGTGTTCGAGCCCTTTTACACCACCAAGGCGCTCGGAGAAGGCACAGGTCTCGGGTTGCCAGCAGCGCAGGGCATCGTCGAGCAGCACGACGGCGCGATCGAGGTACAAAGCGCCCAAGGCCGCGGCACGATGGTGAGCATGTACCTACCAGCCGACGCCGACGCGAGCGCCGCACGCCAACCCACCCAGCGCGACCCCTTGCAGGGCGGCAGTGAGAAGATCTTGATTGCGGAAGACGAGCCCATGGTCCGTCGCGCACTGGCGCAGTCTCTGCGTTCGCGCGGCTACCAAGTGCTCGAAGCGGAACGCGGCGACCAGGCACTCCAGTTCGCCCTCCAAGGCGACCTGGACTTGATCGTGTTGGACGTGGTGATGCCGGGACTCTCCGGGGTGTCGGCGTACCAGCGAATCCGGGCCACGCACCCGCGGCTGCCGATCCTTCTCACCAGTGGCTACTCGGACGAGGAGCCTTCGTTGCAGCTGAGCCAGGACCCAAACGGCTACTTCATTCCCAAGCCCTATTCCCCCGAAACCATGCTGCGGCTCGTGCGCCGCGCTCTCGATTTCTTCGCGCGTGGGAGCGCCTCTAGCTGAACGCTGCCTTCACCTCTGGCTTCATCAGAACGATCAGCGCCCAAATCCCCATCGGCATGTTGAGCATGCAGCACACGTAGGTGGTGCAAGGCAGCGCAGCGATCACGGCGCTCGTCATAGCGAGCCCGTAGTTCTTCATCGCTTTCATGCGCAGCGCCCCCACGAAGGTGACCGCGGCAAACAGGGCAAATATGGCGTAGATCACCGCTCCCAAGCCCATGCCGAGCGCTGCACCGGGATCTCCCGCACCACCTACGAAACTGAGCCCTCCGGCGAAGAGCACCATCACCGTCGCGAAGAGGTACCAGAGGAAGGTCAGCCCCGACACGACCGCCAGGGCTATTGCAGGTCCTGCCACCTGGGTCTGCACCATCTGCTGAGGAGCAAATGGATTGGCCGCTGGTTGCGGCGGCAGATAGCCGCCGGGAGGGCCTGGCGGCGGCGAGAATCCCGAGCCATGGGGTGAATAGGGAGGCTGCATGAGAGCCGCCAACATCGGCGCGATTGCCAGGCAGGTCAAGAGCCGCTCCTGGCAGAAGTGCGAGGGTCCCCATTCGCACCCTGTTGTGGGCGCTGGCCCGCCCTGACATGATTGAGTTCTCTTGCTGAACGACGCACTCCTGGACGGCCGCTTCCGGCTCCTGGAAGAGGTGGCGCGCGGAGGTATGGGACGCGTGCTGCGAGCAGAGGACTCGTCGACGGGCGATAGCGTCGCCATCAAGTTGATGACGACCACGCGCCCCGAAGCGGCGGAGCGTTTCCAGCGAGAAGCAGAACTACTGGCTTCCCTCGAACACCCCGCCATCGTTGGCTACGTTGCCCATGGCGAGACGTCGACGGGGCAGCTGTGGTTGGCGATGCAGTGGCTTCGCGGTTCGCCCCTGTCCGAGCGCCTGAGGGAGTCCGCCCTGAGTCTCGAGGACTGCGTCGCGTTGCTGACCCGAGTAGCCAGCGCACTCGCCGCCGCTCACGCGGCGGGCGTAGTCCATCGTGACATCAAGCCCAGCAATCTAATGCTAGTGGATGGCCGTCCCGACTCCGTGGTCGTTCTCGACTTCGGCATTGCTCGACTCGAGAGTGGCGTCGATGAAGTCACAGCGACCGGTGAAGTGGTTGGCAGCTGGGCCTACATGTCGCCCGAGCAAGCGATGGCACAAGCCACGCTCGACGCGCGCAGCGATCTATTCTCGCTTGGCTGCGTCGCCTTCGAATGCCTGAGCGGACGCAAGGCATTCAACGCCCGCCAGCAAACCGGCATCTTGGCGAAGATCCTGCTGGAAGACCCGCCCCCGCCTAGCACGCTGAATGCGGCCATTCCCGCTGCCCTCGACGATCTGACTCTGCGCCTGTTGAGCAAGTCCCCGGGAAGTCGCCCGCAATCCGCGGCGCAAGTGCTGAACGAACTCCAAGGTCTGCAGAACGTGGCAGACCTCCCGGTACGGCCCCGTAGCGTTCCGCCGACCGGTATCACCGGCAGCGAACGGCGCCTGCTCTCCGTCGTGCTCGCGCGTGGGGTTCGGGATCCGGATGCCACGATCGCGTCGAACGAAACCAGTGAACATACTCGCTCCGTCGCGATGGTGGCGGAGATCCATGGCGCAGGCGTCCATTTTCTCGCCAACGGTGTGCTCGTGCTCACCCTCTCGGGTCGTGGCGCACCTCGGGACCATGCCGCGCGTGCAGCTCAAACTGCGCTGGCGCTGCAAGCTCGAGAACCCAGGGCCATGCTGGCCGTGTCCACGGGATTCGGCGTGCTGGGAAGCACGCTGCCCGTCGGCTCGGTAATCGACCGTGGCGTCGACGCGCTACGCCACGCCGCCGCTGGCGACATCGTCGTCGACGCGACGACCCGGGATCTCATCGCGCCCGACTACACCGGCATGAGGCGAGGCGACGCTTTTCTTCTGCAAGGCCGGCGGAACGACAGCGAACTCAGCCGTCGGGTGTTGAGTCACGCCGTGCCCTTCGTAGGTCGACGTCAAGAGCTGGCTGCGCTCTCCGCTCTGATCGAGCAGGTGCTGGACGAGGGCTGCTGCCGCGTCGCCCTCGCCACGGGCCCGGCGGGCTCCGGCAAGTCTCGACTGCTGTCGGAAGTCCTCGGCGCCGTAGAGGCGAAGCAACTCGACGTCAGAGTGATCCGCAGTCGCTGCGAGGCCTTCGAGTTCGGAGCAGCCCTCGCGCCGGTGAGGCGACTGCTGGCCAGCGCGCTTCGTTCCGACGAATCCGATGCCCCTGCGGTGCGCACCGCGCTACTGGAACGGGAGCTCCGGGCGCTCGGCGCGGACGGCGCGCTCAACGAGGATAGCCACGCTTTCTTGGCTCACTTGCTCGGTGTCGAGTGGCGCAAGGATCCGCGGTTCGTGGCGGCGCAACGCGATGCGCGACTCATGGCTGAAGGGCAGCGACGGGGCGTTCAAGGCGTGCTGACCGCGCTCACCTCCCGGCAGCCGGTGTTGCTCGCCATCGAGGACTTGCATTGGCTGGACGGTGCCAGCGTCGCGCTGCTCGAGCACGTCCTAGCGCGCATGACTGACGCACCGCTCGCTCTACTTGGGACGGCGCGTCCCGAGTTGCACACGATGCACCCGGGTGCCTTCGAGCAGAGAAGTCCCCTGGAAGTCCGTCTGGCACCCCTGAGCAACAAGGCCTCGCAGCGCATCGTCCGAGCGGTGCTCGGACGGGATGCCGCCGCAACGCTGCTGGCCGACATAGTGACTCGAGCTCAGGGCAATCCCTTTTTCCTGGAGGAACTCATCCGCGCCGCTTCCGAGGGGCGCCAGGAGCTGCCCGACACGCTGCTGGCCATGGTGCAGTCGCGACTCGACAGTCTTGGAACGCATCACAAACGGCTGCTTCGCGCTGGTTCGATCTTTGGCGAGCGCTTTCGCCTCGAGGAAGCGGCCGCACTGCTCGGCCTGGACGCGTCGCGCCTGCCCCTGGACGACCTCGTCGCCGAGTTGACCCGCAAGGAAATCCTCGAACCCGAGCAGCACGGCTCCGCGCTAGCTTTTCGCCACGCTCTGCTGCGAGACGCCGCCTACGCCATGCTCACGGAAGCCGACCGCCAGCTGGGTCACCGCCTGGCCGCCGAGTGGCTCGCGGGCGCCGAGCCCAGCGAGCCCTTCGTGATCGCCGAGCACTTTCGCAAGGGAGGAAAACCAGCTCGCGCGGTGCCCTACTACCGGGCCTCGGCGGCCGCCGCCCTGGCTGCGGGCACTCCGGAGCGCGCGGTCGAACTCGCCGATCTCGCCCTCACGTGCGGCGATGACGGAGGTGAACTCGGCGCGCTGCGCAGCCTCGAAGCGGAAGCACAACGTATGTTGGCGCGACCCGAGTTGGCCGGAGTTGCGGCCGAAGCGGCGCTCAGTCAGTCGTCGCCACAGGACGCACACTACTTCGTCGCGCTGCGGGAGTTGGCGCTGTCTTCGACGCAATTGGGAGACTACGTGGCCGCGCGAAGCGCTGCCGACACTTTGAAACGCAGCGGCGGCAGTCCAGAGCTGGCACCCACTCGTGCAGTAGCCGTTCTGCGCATCGCGACTGCCATGCTGGAGGGCATTGACGTCGACGAGGTCGACGAGTGGCTCGAAGCTGAGCTGCCGACCATCGCCCAGTTGGCACACGATGACGCGCAGGTGCGAGCGTGGCACCACGTCTACCGCTCGCTTTCCGCGCATACGAGAAACGACGTTGCTACCTATGTCGACGAGACTCGCTGCGCCCATGACGCACTGAACGAACTCGGCGACGAGCGCAGTGCGGCCGTCTTCGGGATGAACCTCGGCTTTGGGCTCACGAAGATCGGCGAGGGCGCGCAGGCGTTGGAAGTGCTGAGCGCTGCGCGCGAAGACGCCCAACGCCTCGGTCTGTTGCGTACCGAGGTCCAAGTGGACACGAACCTCAGCTACGCCCTCTTGTGCATGGGCAACGCGCGCGCGTCCCGAGACGCTGCACTGCGAGCGATTGACGGGGCCGAACGCCTGCAAGTTCCGACTCTGGGCGCCGTCAGCCACGCCTACGCCGCGCTGGCAGCTCTGAACCTGGGTGATGTGGACGGAGCGCTCGCTCACGCGCACTCCGCCGTGACGAATGCACGAGCTCAGGACGCCCTCGTGCCCATGACCAAAGCCGTGTTGGCGCGCGCGTGGCTCGCCCGAGGCGATGTGGCCTCGGCGCTGACTGAAGCCAGATCGGCCGCAGAGCTAGTGCGCAGCGCTACTACACCGGTGGAAGACGAAGTGTGGACCGAACTGGCCCACACCGAAGCCGAGCAAGCCGCCGGCAATACCGCTGTGGCTCGGGAGCTTGCGACCGCAGCGGCGGAAAAGCTCCAGCGCGTTGCGGAGAGGCTGCCCGCTACGCGTCAACGACAGGCCTTCCTCGAGCTACCGATGCACCGCGAGTTGATCCAGCTCACGGCGCGCCTGGCGCGATGAGCGTTTGACACGACGAAGCGGGGGGTGCGGAGTTGTATCTCCCTGGCGCGCGCGCTACAGATCGGGCGTGCCTGGTGAAGAATCGGCGCCCGAGTCAGCTGCGCTGTCCCACGCGCTGGGCAGCCTTCTGAACCAGGCTCGCACGGC
The DNA window shown above is from Polyangiaceae bacterium and carries:
- a CDS encoding response regulator gives rise to the protein MQRRVMIVDLAEDATFVVALRSGHVLAHSKDLDERGAQRLFADDEVEHLEVDRIAQQFADDVAAHFVAHKDGQLIDCNDAFVNLFGFASQQAAIASSFFERFPHETACRAFRSALDAHGRIRQQPVVLRACDGSEIHAVQNIVLRGDREGNGGVLRGYLLDQTEERRLARELQRAQRLEAIGRLAGGVAHDFNNLLTVILGYVSAVETRVGDRDRTMLAEARRAAERAAELTGRLLAFGRRQTLQLTALDVDTLLTGMLPLAQSLCGELVEIDTSLQSAGLTVRGDAGQLERAVMNLIVNARDAMPGGGRLRVRSSPFHPDADFRVEHPWAKAPSYVRIEVSDTGVGMSPNTLEHVFEPFYTTKALGEGTGLGLPAAQGIVEQHDGAIEVQSAQGRGTMVSMYLPADADASAARQPTQRDPLQGGSEKILIAEDEPMVRRALAQSLRSRGYQVLEAERGDQALQFALQGDLDLIVLDVVMPGLSGVSAYQRIRATHPRLPILLTSGYSDEEPSLQLSQDPNGYFIPKPYSPETMLRLVRRALDFFARGSASS
- a CDS encoding HupE/UreJ family protein, yielding MRRQGQRRTLSRYVGLALCMAGLVLAWLAVARPALAHEIRPAVLALQEQAPGHFLVTWTSPVSALGTRQQVTPRYSAPCVRRMNELECGRAGLSWVEFDLADTKLRVVVQVRHANGRATTAVLSSAKPRLFLGEQGSARGPSLQLFRAYLELGVQHILSGLDHVLFVIALLLLVSAPRRIFWTITAFTLAHSLTLAVSALDYLRVPQAPVEATIALSILLVAAEILRDEQTWTRRFPWVVAFAFGLLHGFGFAGALREIGLPTAGLSLALASFNLGVELGQLLIVAVGLALARVLSRVPRLAHARAVLVYALGTAAGYWTLERCIALLA
- a CDS encoding metallophosphoesterase; the protein is MRTLTHLGIPLFGLALATTLTVVSCGSDDSSSTPGTGSSSGTGATAGSGGNGGSGTGASAGSGASAGSGAAAGSGGSGGSGATGGAPGGGGSGNVAGATDQNLKVALFGDQGAGSNPRAVYKVALDEGADFIVALGDFDYKDDPNLWETDMTAVLGTEYPLFGVVGNHDTVAWSGYQKVLTTRMGKAAGAQCSGDVGNKQTCLYRGLRMVISGIGTLGSKTDHEQFIEQSLKADTSSLWKLCIWHQNQNDMQLGTKNDAIGWKAFQLCQDNGAIVAMGHEHSYGRTKTLTDLGNEAAGHGAKGQPGAMEVAVGSTFSFYNGLGGSSIRAYDSNLHDDDTWWATMYTNNKWVKNGVAQTGFTAKYGVLFLEFYVDGDPSKARGYFKNTAGETIDEFTIVRN
- a CDS encoding peptidylprolyl isomerase, which encodes MATELRRPWWREPVLHFLLLGGAIFLVDGHVRRGRADPTQIVVTQAVRGDILRAQSQLLGREPTPAEMERYIADWIRAEALYRESRRLGLDEGDSVVRDRLVYKLRQVEQSAIIAPEPSDDVLAAWLREHRAEYVEPLRLDFEQVLAAKETGASEARARELRERLARGESPVGLGDAFAPGQRHANRSSSYVARTFGEGFSAALVTMPIGEWTIAESIHGVHVVRVSKRSGGTEPTLARLRPMLVRDWKKAEQLRMLERRLDELAAKYHVEHE
- a CDS encoding protein kinase is translated as MLNDALLDGRFRLLEEVARGGMGRVLRAEDSSTGDSVAIKLMTTTRPEAAERFQREAELLASLEHPAIVGYVAHGETSTGQLWLAMQWLRGSPLSERLRESALSLEDCVALLTRVASALAAAHAAGVVHRDIKPSNLMLVDGRPDSVVVLDFGIARLESGVDEVTATGEVVGSWAYMSPEQAMAQATLDARSDLFSLGCVAFECLSGRKAFNARQQTGILAKILLEDPPPPSTLNAAIPAALDDLTLRLLSKSPGSRPQSAAQVLNELQGLQNVADLPVRPRSVPPTGITGSERRLLSVVLARGVRDPDATIASNETSEHTRSVAMVAEIHGAGVHFLANGVLVLTLSGRGAPRDHAARAAQTALALQAREPRAMLAVSTGFGVLGSTLPVGSVIDRGVDALRHAAAGDIVVDATTRDLIAPDYTGMRRGDAFLLQGRRNDSELSRRVLSHAVPFVGRRQELAALSALIEQVLDEGCCRVALATGPAGSGKSRLLSEVLGAVEAKQLDVRVIRSRCEAFEFGAALAPVRRLLASALRSDESDAPAVRTALLERELRALGADGALNEDSHAFLAHLLGVEWRKDPRFVAAQRDARLMAEGQRRGVQGVLTALTSRQPVLLAIEDLHWLDGASVALLEHVLARMTDAPLALLGTARPELHTMHPGAFEQRSPLEVRLAPLSNKASQRIVRAVLGRDAAATLLADIVTRAQGNPFFLEELIRAASEGRQELPDTLLAMVQSRLDSLGTHHKRLLRAGSIFGERFRLEEAAALLGLDASRLPLDDLVAELTRKEILEPEQHGSALAFRHALLRDAAYAMLTEADRQLGHRLAAEWLAGAEPSEPFVIAEHFRKGGKPARAVPYYRASAAAALAAGTPERAVELADLALTCGDDGGELGALRSLEAEAQRMLARPELAGVAAEAALSQSSPQDAHYFVALRELALSSTQLGDYVAARSAADTLKRSGGSPELAPTRAVAVLRIATAMLEGIDVDEVDEWLEAELPTIAQLAHDDAQVRAWHHVYRSLSAHTRNDVATYVDETRCAHDALNELGDERSAAVFGMNLGFGLTKIGEGAQALEVLSAAREDAQRLGLLRTEVQVDTNLSYALLCMGNARASRDAALRAIDGAERLQVPTLGAVSHAYAALAALNLGDVDGALAHAHSAVTNARAQDALVPMTKAVLARAWLARGDVASALTEARSAAELVRSATTPVEDEVWTELAHTEAEQAAGNTAVARELATAAAEKLQRVAERLPATRQRQAFLELPMHRELIQLTARLAR
- a CDS encoding diacylglycerol kinase family protein: MKQLLLVGNPTAQSGKNAARIERAQALFAQHGVAAELFSTLPAGATIDALAERLRLDRDEVVVSMGGDGTFREVAAAIVEASARVTLGMLPTGTANDQGKSFGLGATEAALERNVAVVVAGKCCGLDAGRLVLCDAAGSAERADYFFDSAGFGLSARVLAVRNKDRETVAKLGPLKELYRDQLVYAGALLRTFLEAQVVDDKFSAVVEADGTSHTFHGLTDLIFKGTRLYGGAWVFDKTSRPDDGQFECVVFRGKREWTSKAIVDLEGNPVTEELLNEVGVEHSKPIRAAHFDVTLAQEGEVPIAAQIDGEEHPCSHQFRVEVLTRAITLIVPEAFADVSHPTP